In a single window of the Bradyrhizobium erythrophlei genome:
- a CDS encoding amidohydrolase, with amino-acid sequence MLSLESRSNQETPTKRLAFGKALAVFASLGLALAANSASAQTADTVLFNGKILTVDKDFSVRQALAIGHGQVLASGTSVAMKKLAGDKAKLIDLGGRIVIPGLTDGHIHGIRAALTFGTEVNWIGVPTLKQALEKIRQAGKSQKPGSWIVVAGGWTEEQFSEKRRPTAREVTEAAPDNPVYIQHLYDWLLLTPKAMEALNIHQDSDVTPGGKLERDGDNHPTGVVIGNGNTLGKIFDRLPKPTLDQQVDGSRKFFREMNSLGITGIVDGGGVSMYPANYQAVFKLWHDKQLTLRIAYHLCAPKPGSELADLQNLTQLLPQGFGDSMLHFNGPGEILVWADWTDGDITPDGKARLAELLRWAASKGYTIQLHWNPDRTVHDLLDVIEDINKDYPVHDLRWTVLHLYNASEDNLKRMKSLGLIWGVQDGLYFGGERLQHDVGVEPARRLPPIATALRLGLTVSGGTDAHRVSSYNPFVALQWYLDGTTISGVKTRGEAEAPSRRQALEMYTRNSAFMANDDDKRGTLEPGKFADLAVLSADYLTAPVGEIGKIRSLLTMVGGNVVYAAPPFADLASGTGH; translated from the coding sequence ATGTTGAGCCTCGAGTCACGATCCAACCAGGAAACGCCAACCAAACGATTGGCCTTTGGCAAAGCGCTGGCGGTTTTCGCAAGCCTGGGCCTCGCTTTGGCGGCGAACTCCGCCTCGGCGCAAACCGCCGACACCGTGCTGTTCAACGGCAAAATCCTCACCGTCGACAAGGATTTTTCGGTCCGGCAGGCATTGGCGATCGGGCACGGCCAGGTGTTGGCGTCGGGCACGTCGGTCGCAATGAAGAAACTCGCGGGCGACAAGGCGAAATTGATCGATCTCGGCGGCCGCATCGTGATTCCCGGGCTGACCGACGGACACATTCACGGCATCCGCGCCGCGCTGACCTTCGGCACCGAGGTCAATTGGATCGGCGTGCCGACGCTGAAGCAGGCGCTGGAAAAAATTCGCCAAGCCGGCAAGAGCCAAAAGCCCGGCTCCTGGATCGTCGTGGCCGGCGGCTGGACCGAGGAGCAGTTTTCGGAGAAGCGGCGGCCGACCGCGCGCGAGGTGACCGAAGCGGCGCCGGACAACCCGGTCTACATCCAGCATCTCTACGACTGGCTGTTGCTGACGCCGAAGGCGATGGAGGCGCTGAACATTCACCAGGATTCCGACGTCACCCCCGGCGGCAAGCTGGAGCGCGACGGCGACAACCATCCCACCGGGGTGGTCATCGGCAACGGCAACACGCTCGGCAAGATCTTCGACCGCCTGCCGAAACCGACTCTTGACCAGCAGGTCGACGGCTCCCGCAAATTCTTCCGCGAAATGAACAGTCTCGGGATTACCGGCATCGTCGATGGCGGCGGGGTCAGCATGTATCCCGCCAACTACCAGGCCGTGTTCAAGCTGTGGCACGACAAGCAGCTGACGCTGCGCATCGCCTATCATCTGTGCGCGCCGAAACCGGGCAGCGAACTGGCGGATCTGCAGAACCTGACGCAGCTGCTGCCGCAAGGGTTCGGCGATTCGATGCTGCACTTCAACGGTCCCGGCGAAATCCTCGTCTGGGCCGACTGGACCGACGGCGATATCACGCCCGACGGCAAGGCCAGGCTGGCGGAGCTGCTGCGCTGGGCCGCCTCCAAAGGCTACACCATCCAGCTGCACTGGAACCCGGACCGTACCGTGCACGACCTTCTCGACGTCATCGAAGACATCAACAAGGATTATCCGGTTCACGATCTCCGATGGACCGTGCTGCATCTGTACAACGCCTCGGAGGACAATCTGAAGCGGATGAAATCGCTGGGGCTGATCTGGGGCGTTCAGGACGGCCTGTATTTTGGCGGCGAACGTTTGCAACACGACGTCGGCGTCGAGCCGGCGCGGCGGTTGCCGCCGATCGCGACCGCCTTGCGGCTCGGGCTCACCGTGTCCGGCGGTACCGACGCGCACCGGGTGTCGTCCTACAATCCGTTCGTGGCGCTGCAGTGGTATCTCGACGGCACCACGATCAGCGGCGTCAAGACCCGCGGCGAGGCGGAAGCCCCGAGCCGCCGCCAGGCGCTCGAGATGTACACGCGCAATTCGGCGTTCATGGCCAATGACGACGACAAGCGCGGCACGCTGGAGCCCGGCAAGTTCGCCGACCTCGCGGTACTGTCAGCGGACTATCTGACGGCGCCGGTGGGCGAGATCGGGAAAATCAGATCGCTGCTGACGATGGTCGGCGGCAATGTGGTCTACGCGGCGCCGCCGTTCGCGGATTTGGCATCCGGCACTGGTCATTAA
- a CDS encoding HD-GYP domain-containing protein, which translates to MTALAHQSSSKRRLLLASDRSDQSSELASILQSVGEVDRISTSDIPDAPARHFAGMVVDINLRSAESVQRVRSKLRGEAYRSMPRLFVLADSLHHGSMQAWALGATDTISRPFDVESILQRIRSAFPDSSGFDLTEGGEALNTGIAAAHAVMVRIFEKLPAGIPLTFSDILKAETRILRAIKQSSLRSWLATVGRHHSGSYRHCLFVTGFAVAYAQHLGMREDDQRRVARAALLHDVGKAFVPVAILDKPGQLSDEEMSVIRKHPRLGYDALAAEGGFPPEMLDVVLHHHELLDGTGYPNGLHGDRISDIVRLTTIVDIYAALVENRAYRLPFTHAKAFATMEQMGGKLDQHLLQAFRPVAFGSY; encoded by the coding sequence ATGACAGCTCTCGCCCACCAGTCTTCGTCCAAGCGCCGGCTGCTCCTGGCATCGGACCGGAGCGATCAGAGCAGCGAACTAGCCAGCATTCTGCAATCCGTGGGTGAGGTCGACCGCATCTCGACGTCGGATATTCCCGACGCCCCGGCCCGTCATTTCGCCGGGATGGTGGTCGACATCAATCTGCGATCCGCCGAGAGCGTCCAGCGGGTTCGCAGCAAGCTGCGCGGGGAGGCTTACCGCTCGATGCCGCGGTTGTTCGTTCTCGCGGACTCCCTCCACCATGGGTCGATGCAGGCCTGGGCGCTGGGCGCAACGGATACGATATCGCGGCCGTTCGATGTCGAAAGCATTCTGCAGCGCATCCGCTCGGCATTTCCGGACAGCAGCGGATTCGACTTGACGGAAGGCGGCGAGGCCCTGAACACGGGCATTGCCGCCGCGCATGCGGTGATGGTCAGGATCTTCGAGAAGCTTCCGGCGGGAATCCCGCTGACATTCAGCGACATTTTGAAAGCCGAGACCAGGATTCTCAGGGCCATCAAGCAATCCTCGCTGCGTAGTTGGCTGGCGACCGTCGGCCGCCATCACTCCGGGAGCTATCGCCACTGCCTGTTTGTCACCGGTTTCGCCGTTGCCTACGCGCAGCATCTCGGCATGCGCGAGGACGACCAGCGCCGTGTGGCGCGCGCCGCGCTTTTGCACGATGTCGGCAAGGCGTTCGTCCCGGTGGCGATACTCGACAAGCCGGGACAGCTCAGCGACGAGGAAATGAGCGTCATCCGCAAGCATCCGCGTCTGGGCTATGACGCCCTCGCAGCCGAAGGCGGCTTTCCGCCGGAGATGCTGGATGTGGTGCTGCACCATCACGAACTGCTTGATGGCACCGGATATCCCAATGGCCTGCACGGCGACCGGATCAGCGACATCGTACGGCTGACAACGATCGTCGACATCTATGCGGCGCTGGTGGAGAATCGTGCCTACCGGCTGCCGTTCACGCACGCCAAGGCGTTCGCGACCATGGAACAGATGGGCGGCAAGCTCGACCAGCATTTGCTGCAGGCCTTTCGCCCGGTGGCGTTTGGATCGTATTGA
- a CDS encoding tyrosine-type recombinase/integrase gives MARKVRHSALESRSARLKLAVRRKPYSGPSLARGVSLLYRRNKTSGSWVVKASDGHGAYWTKVVGTADDYSDADGKNVLDFFQAQGVAKHLARGDDSAGESAAITVDGALKDYKRDLEARNANPYNAESPRVHLTNVLLAKPVQLLNAHELKKWRDGLLGKLAPATVNRVCRCLCAALELARKHDERIQNRQAWEVGLAGLPNAQEARNVILSDDKVRAFVAAAYVDDDKLGLVVDVLAVTGARPSQVVRLRVEDLHDHPVRPKLMMPKSAKGGGRNRSQKKHERYSVPITLQLATKLREAAKGRAGTEQLLTQSAGNPWDDNPGQRYHRRIDKIVTEIGLDPAVVTIYALRHSSIVRMLLQNIPIRLAASLHNTSVAMIEKTYSKYITEHSDDISRRALLQHEPPTGDNVVALAS, from the coding sequence ATGGCACGCAAGGTTCGTCACAGCGCTTTGGAGAGCCGGAGCGCTCGCCTGAAACTGGCGGTTCGCCGCAAACCATACAGCGGCCCTTCGCTCGCGCGCGGCGTCTCGCTGCTCTACCGACGTAACAAGACCAGCGGCTCGTGGGTGGTTAAGGCCAGCGACGGCCATGGCGCGTACTGGACCAAAGTAGTCGGGACCGCGGATGACTATAGCGATGCCGACGGCAAGAACGTGCTGGATTTTTTCCAAGCGCAGGGGGTTGCGAAGCACCTCGCGCGAGGCGACGATAGTGCTGGCGAGAGTGCAGCGATCACGGTCGACGGCGCGCTCAAGGACTACAAGCGCGATCTCGAAGCGCGCAATGCCAACCCCTACAACGCTGAATCGCCCCGCGTGCATTTGACCAATGTGCTGCTCGCCAAGCCGGTGCAACTGCTCAATGCACACGAGCTGAAAAAATGGCGTGACGGCCTGCTCGGCAAGCTCGCGCCTGCCACGGTGAACCGAGTCTGCAGATGCCTTTGCGCGGCCCTGGAATTGGCGCGAAAGCACGACGAGCGGATTCAGAACCGCCAAGCGTGGGAAGTCGGGCTGGCCGGGCTTCCGAATGCGCAGGAGGCGCGCAATGTCATCCTATCCGACGACAAGGTACGCGCGTTCGTGGCCGCCGCCTATGTTGATGATGACAAGCTCGGGCTGGTGGTCGATGTATTGGCCGTCACCGGCGCAAGACCATCGCAGGTCGTTCGGCTGCGGGTCGAAGACCTGCACGATCACCCGGTCCGACCGAAACTCATGATGCCGAAATCCGCCAAAGGCGGCGGCCGCAATCGCAGTCAGAAGAAGCATGAGCGCTATTCGGTACCGATCACACTGCAGCTCGCGACGAAACTGCGTGAAGCCGCCAAAGGTCGCGCTGGCACTGAGCAGTTGCTGACCCAAAGCGCCGGCAACCCGTGGGACGACAATCCCGGTCAGCGCTATCACCGCCGCATCGACAAGATCGTCACCGAGATCGGACTGGACCCTGCCGTGGTGACGATCTACGCCTTGCGGCACTCAAGCATCGTTCGAATGCTGCTGCAGAACATTCCGATCAGGCTGGCTGCATCACTGCACAACACGAGCGTCGCCATGATTGAAAAGACCTATTCGAAGTACATTACTGAACACAGCGACGACATCTCTCGCAGGGCGTTGCTGCAGCATGAGCCGCCAACCGGCGACAATGTCGTCGCGTTGGCGAGCTGA
- a CDS encoding DNA polymerase: MSAFREIVLIDFEFQVPVGGQPIPVCCVAHEVRSGRTLRIWQDGFGKHPPFATGAGVLSVAYYSSAEWGCYRALGWPMPERVLDLFVEFRNLTNGLPVRAGYSMIGALTHFGLPIMDAVGKKELQEAIGTGSWSGRFTRQEILDYCESDVIALKRLLPVMEPFIDLPRALLRGRYMCAVSAVEFNGTPIDTDMLTLLRDHWTGIQDRLIESIDRDYGVYDGRTFKMARFARWLVAQGIPWPTLESGQLDLSDETFRQQAKGYPQVSPLRELRNSLAGLRLNDLSVGGDGRNRCLLSAFRARTGRNQPSNSRYIFGPSVWVRGLIKPQPEHAVVYLDYRQQEFGIAAALSGDAAMQQAYRSGDCYLTFAKQANAVPADATKATHGPVRELYKQCVLGVQYAMGEQGLAMKIGQPKIVARGLLEAHRQTYKTFWRWSDAAVDTAVLAGRLQTVFGWQIQVGQDYNPRSLRNFPMQGNGSEMLRLACCLAAERGVQVTALVHDALMIYARIDTLDEQVEITREAMIEASRIVLAGFEVGVDVSITRWPNRYVDPRGQVMWDRVVGLIPSVDQWKLKA; encoded by the coding sequence TTGTCCGCCTTTCGCGAAATCGTACTGATCGATTTCGAGTTCCAGGTTCCCGTGGGCGGCCAGCCGATTCCGGTCTGCTGCGTCGCCCACGAGGTACGCAGCGGTCGGACACTCCGCATCTGGCAAGATGGATTCGGCAAACATCCGCCGTTTGCGACGGGGGCGGGTGTTTTGTCCGTCGCATATTACAGCAGCGCCGAATGGGGCTGCTATCGCGCGCTCGGGTGGCCAATGCCCGAGCGCGTGCTCGATCTCTTCGTCGAGTTTCGCAATCTCACGAACGGACTCCCGGTCCGCGCTGGCTACAGCATGATCGGGGCGCTTACCCATTTCGGCCTGCCCATCATGGATGCGGTCGGAAAGAAAGAGCTGCAGGAGGCGATCGGGACCGGCAGTTGGTCCGGGCGGTTCACTCGGCAAGAAATCCTCGACTATTGCGAATCCGATGTAATCGCGCTGAAGCGTTTGCTTCCGGTCATGGAGCCGTTTATCGATTTGCCGCGTGCGCTGCTACGCGGGCGGTATATGTGTGCGGTCTCGGCCGTCGAGTTCAACGGCACGCCCATCGATACTGACATGCTGACGCTGTTGCGCGACCATTGGACCGGAATCCAGGACCGGTTGATCGAATCCATTGATCGCGACTATGGCGTCTATGATGGCCGCACGTTCAAGATGGCCCGTTTCGCGCGTTGGCTGGTGGCTCAAGGGATTCCCTGGCCCACGCTCGAAAGCGGACAACTCGATCTGAGTGATGAAACGTTTCGCCAGCAGGCGAAAGGTTACCCGCAGGTTTCCCCACTGCGCGAGCTGCGCAACAGTCTCGCCGGTTTGCGGCTCAATGATCTCTCGGTCGGTGGGGACGGCCGCAATCGATGTTTGTTGAGCGCTTTCCGCGCTCGCACCGGCCGCAACCAGCCGTCTAACTCCAGATACATCTTCGGGCCGAGTGTTTGGGTACGTGGCTTGATCAAGCCCCAGCCGGAACATGCCGTCGTCTACCTCGATTATCGGCAACAAGAGTTCGGGATTGCCGCCGCTCTGAGTGGTGACGCGGCGATGCAGCAGGCTTACCGGTCGGGGGACTGTTATCTAACATTTGCCAAGCAAGCGAATGCTGTGCCTGCCGATGCTACGAAAGCGACGCATGGCCCTGTCCGAGAACTTTATAAGCAGTGCGTTCTTGGTGTGCAGTACGCCATGGGAGAGCAGGGTTTGGCGATGAAGATCGGCCAGCCGAAGATCGTCGCACGTGGGCTTCTGGAAGCCCATCGGCAAACTTACAAGACCTTCTGGCGCTGGTCAGACGCCGCCGTCGATACTGCCGTCCTTGCTGGCCGGCTACAGACTGTCTTCGGCTGGCAGATTCAGGTCGGACAGGACTACAATCCGCGCTCACTTCGAAACTTCCCGATGCAGGGCAATGGTAGCGAAATGTTGCGGCTCGCCTGCTGCTTGGCCGCCGAGCGAGGTGTTCAGGTAACTGCGCTTGTCCACGATGCACTGATGATCTACGCGCGGATCGATACCCTGGACGAACAAGTCGAGATCACGCGGGAAGCCATGATCGAGGCGTCTAGAATCGTACTCGCCGGATTTGAGGTCGGGGTCGATGTCTCTATCACGCGTTGGCCCAATCGTTACGTCGATCCGCGTGGGCAAGTCATGTGGGACCGGGTTGTCGGCCTGATCCCATCGGTCGATCAATGGAAGCTGAAGGCGTGA
- a CDS encoding MT-A70 family methyltransferase encodes MLLRSAINTTAVSFFDPLVARSYDVVVIDPPWPFKTRSPKGQGKSASMHYRVMTLTEIMELPVRELLKDDAVVYLWTTGPLLDEAIATLKAWGITYAAHFAWRKVSCNGKMQWGTGYWARSCHETILLGTVGKPPCFGLPSCFDGVRREHSRKPDEFYNMIEKKTPGLRRADVFAREKREGWDSWGDEVEKFSSVTGRANHDPILDCETQNALAAAP; translated from the coding sequence ATGCTGCTGCGTAGTGCAATCAATACGACAGCCGTATCGTTCTTCGATCCGCTCGTGGCGCGCAGCTACGACGTGGTGGTGATCGATCCGCCGTGGCCGTTCAAGACACGCAGCCCGAAGGGCCAGGGCAAGTCGGCATCAATGCACTATCGCGTCATGACTCTCACCGAGATCATGGAGCTGCCGGTGCGCGAGCTGCTGAAGGATGATGCCGTCGTCTATCTTTGGACGACCGGCCCGCTGCTTGATGAAGCGATCGCAACCCTGAAGGCGTGGGGCATTACCTACGCGGCCCACTTTGCGTGGCGGAAGGTCTCGTGCAACGGCAAGATGCAGTGGGGCACCGGGTATTGGGCGCGCAGCTGTCACGAGACCATCCTGCTTGGGACGGTCGGCAAGCCGCCCTGTTTCGGTCTGCCGTCTTGCTTCGACGGTGTCCGGCGCGAGCATTCGCGCAAGCCGGATGAGTTCTACAACATGATCGAAAAGAAGACGCCGGGCCTGCGTCGGGCGGATGTGTTCGCGCGCGAAAAGCGCGAGGGCTGGGACTCTTGGGGCGACGAGGTCGAGAAATTCTCGTCGGTCACCGGCCGTGCCAATCACGACCCCATTTTGGACTGCGAGACCCAGAACGCACTGGCGGCGGCTCCTTAA
- a CDS encoding HEPN domain-containing protein — protein sequence MKIDSDREALMSTLQSVVSAYEAETSHHSLLGRPSPDGKVFRPVAEAVGKCKAYKQVEGHVLFTANGGRIISSGGLAPPLFNRAMHDVAGAADWLLRLLSVRSADGCFKCAVWGVSIDEEIRLSESARLLPFDALSESYMKKYITNRSRQLYGQAVWLSTNLFDIPGAAFVLDAPNFPHIGRDNSPFLEFERLQGEAINFWTLLEAASVGSPLAFGYWFEYEDEDLEISAWENTLSWTFSEIAPRISTAVGVEPQTILADTRQFFALPPKCQSDLKRSMNRFVLSRCRTFLIDRILDLALAFEIAVSGESESYTAISWKVAVRTAQAIGGAIEGRQAVRRKVSALYNLRSKATHGGSMKPDEQAKNAQLVEECSDIYRRLLRSLFEIGAKPDWNVLELQSRESTVESPHSGK from the coding sequence ATGAAAATAGATTCCGACCGTGAAGCACTGATGTCAACACTCCAGTCTGTCGTATCCGCATATGAAGCGGAGACATCGCACCATTCGCTGTTGGGGCGTCCTTCTCCTGATGGGAAAGTCTTCCGCCCGGTTGCCGAGGCAGTCGGTAAGTGTAAAGCCTACAAGCAGGTGGAGGGCCATGTATTGTTCACCGCCAACGGCGGACGAATAATCAGCTCAGGTGGCCTCGCACCTCCATTATTCAATCGGGCCATGCATGACGTTGCCGGAGCAGCAGACTGGTTACTGCGTTTATTGTCGGTGCGTTCGGCTGATGGATGCTTTAAGTGCGCCGTTTGGGGCGTGTCAATCGACGAAGAAATCCGACTGTCCGAGTCTGCTCGACTGTTGCCGTTTGATGCGCTGAGCGAATCCTACATGAAAAAGTATATAACAAATCGCTCAAGGCAGCTTTATGGTCAGGCTGTATGGTTATCGACCAACCTCTTCGATATCCCAGGAGCGGCATTTGTTCTCGATGCGCCGAACTTTCCCCACATAGGCAGAGATAACTCGCCCTTTCTGGAATTTGAACGGCTACAGGGCGAAGCGATCAACTTTTGGACGCTGCTTGAAGCCGCATCGGTTGGTAGCCCGTTGGCGTTCGGCTACTGGTTTGAATACGAGGACGAGGATTTGGAAATATCTGCGTGGGAAAACACGTTGTCGTGGACTTTCTCAGAAATCGCCCCGCGAATCAGTACCGCCGTCGGAGTCGAGCCCCAAACGATTTTAGCAGACACTCGACAATTCTTCGCGCTTCCTCCGAAGTGCCAGTCTGATTTAAAGCGGTCGATGAATCGTTTCGTGCTTAGCAGGTGTCGAACGTTTTTAATTGATCGCATTCTTGACCTTGCGCTTGCGTTTGAGATCGCCGTCAGTGGCGAGAGCGAAAGTTATACAGCGATAAGTTGGAAAGTGGCTGTTCGGACCGCTCAAGCAATTGGTGGAGCAATTGAAGGGCGACAAGCCGTCAGGCGAAAAGTTAGTGCGCTTTATAACCTTCGAAGCAAAGCTACGCATGGGGGTAGCATGAAACCCGACGAGCAGGCCAAAAACGCCCAGCTCGTCGAAGAGTGCTCGGACATATATAGACGGCTGTTACGCAGTCTCTTCGAAATAGGCGCGAAGCCGGACTGGAACGTTTTGGAACTTCAATCGCGTGAAAGCACCGTCGAGAGCCCTCACAGTGGAAAATGA
- a CDS encoding toll/interleukin-1 receptor domain-containing protein — protein sequence MASLHEYFLKDGSTYLRHNQQWTMNLPDGTLSPEVTATLCMDFQANSKFVWFYIPDIAGVDCPEILLLNKLDEILDWPRTNVGVTAGFAGEQTHGTDLAFTGRITFYSERPVREEHKEQMTREARSFGHHLTFRSIEHRDMRNKLERPMAFISHDSRDKELIAGPLAIQLQKFMCPVWYDDFSLKVGDSLRESIEAGLKECPKCILVLTPNFLSNAGWTKREYDSIFTREVVEKEKLILPVWHNVGRDDVFKYSMILADRVAAQWSLGVEEVGRRLVRALT from the coding sequence ATGGCGTCCCTGCACGAGTATTTTTTGAAAGACGGATCGACATACCTCCGGCACAATCAACAGTGGACCATGAATCTACCTGATGGCACTTTGAGCCCTGAAGTCACGGCGACGCTGTGCATGGACTTTCAGGCAAACTCCAAGTTTGTTTGGTTCTATATACCCGACATTGCGGGTGTCGATTGTCCTGAAATATTGCTGCTAAATAAATTGGACGAAATCCTAGATTGGCCTCGCACAAATGTCGGTGTGACAGCAGGTTTTGCAGGCGAACAAACGCACGGGACTGACCTGGCCTTTACGGGTAGGATCACATTCTACTCGGAACGACCTGTCCGCGAGGAACACAAGGAGCAAATGACACGTGAGGCTCGAAGCTTCGGCCACCATCTCACGTTTCGAAGCATTGAACATAGGGACATGCGCAACAAGTTAGAACGACCGATGGCATTCATTTCCCATGACAGTCGTGACAAAGAGCTGATAGCCGGCCCGCTAGCGATACAGCTTCAGAAATTCATGTGTCCGGTTTGGTATGATGATTTTTCGTTGAAAGTGGGAGACAGCTTGCGTGAAAGTATTGAAGCTGGCCTCAAGGAATGCCCAAAGTGCATCCTGGTGCTAACACCCAATTTCTTGAGTAACGCAGGTTGGACCAAGCGTGAGTACGACTCGATCTTCACAAGAGAAGTCGTCGAAAAAGAAAAACTAATCTTGCCTGTTTGGCACAACGTTGGACGGGACGATGTTTTCAAATACTCGATGATCTTAGCCGACCGCGTCGCCGCCCAATGGTCTCTCGGTGTCGAAGAGGTTGGGCGGCGGTTAGTAAGAGCGCTTACGTAA
- a CDS encoding HNH endonuclease, with translation MQTWIFQGNPDEYDIDAYLASRPAQVVWLVSRYAKEIDVGDRVYFWRNQGSRKAVPGIIAEGIVTAAPELRGEDPQGIQFWRTEGPRASAPQVRAVMRLVKVATSREVLRRDWCLEDPVLRDLANLKMQAGTNYRLTPEHAARLDALWTRTGRDWTRNESLAGLWAYAQTFGQPVSRLPGSPVATMALTIGRAVSGVYAKVMNFRSLDPRVPGEGMSGAGEADRAVWGEFYDATAALIQTAALRSEFDRVWGGTLTDKPPYAEASATAAITTDEADRLEELMLDQLLAKYEAQTAVQPQRPAIRILSARAYDRNPLVIAIARLRASHCCEVPGCTHPAFETADRVQYTEVHHIVPLAAGGEDTIDNVACLCPSHHREVHLGVRAAELSARLMAIRSEQPPISEQLR, from the coding sequence ATGCAGACTTGGATTTTCCAGGGCAATCCTGACGAATACGACATCGATGCGTATCTCGCATCGCGGCCCGCCCAAGTGGTCTGGTTGGTGAGCAGGTACGCGAAAGAGATCGATGTCGGAGATCGCGTCTACTTTTGGCGTAACCAGGGCTCGCGCAAAGCAGTTCCCGGCATCATCGCGGAAGGAATTGTTACTGCCGCTCCAGAACTCCGAGGCGAAGATCCTCAGGGGATACAGTTCTGGCGAACAGAAGGTCCCCGCGCCAGCGCGCCTCAGGTGCGCGCGGTCATGCGTCTGGTGAAGGTCGCGACTAGCAGGGAAGTTTTACGGCGGGATTGGTGCCTGGAAGACCCTGTGCTCCGCGATCTTGCTAACCTCAAGATGCAGGCGGGTACAAACTATCGTCTTACGCCTGAACACGCGGCTCGATTAGATGCATTGTGGACCAGGACCGGACGGGATTGGACACGAAATGAGTCTCTCGCTGGCCTTTGGGCCTACGCTCAGACCTTTGGTCAGCCCGTATCTCGCCTTCCTGGCTCGCCAGTAGCAACCATGGCTTTGACAATCGGTCGGGCGGTCAGCGGCGTGTACGCGAAGGTGATGAACTTTCGGTCGCTCGATCCGAGGGTGCCAGGTGAAGGAATGTCCGGTGCCGGAGAAGCCGATAGGGCCGTTTGGGGCGAGTTTTATGACGCGACAGCGGCCTTAATCCAAACGGCCGCGCTAAGGAGTGAGTTCGACCGGGTATGGGGCGGTACTCTGACCGATAAGCCCCCGTACGCAGAGGCAAGCGCAACTGCCGCCATCACCACGGACGAGGCGGACAGGCTCGAAGAACTGATGCTGGATCAGCTTCTCGCGAAATACGAAGCTCAGACCGCAGTTCAACCGCAGCGGCCCGCAATCCGAATTCTCAGCGCGCGAGCGTATGATCGCAATCCGCTTGTCATTGCCATAGCGAGGTTGCGCGCGTCTCATTGCTGTGAAGTCCCGGGCTGCACGCATCCGGCCTTCGAGACGGCGGACCGAGTTCAGTACACAGAAGTCCACCACATCGTACCCCTAGCCGCGGGTGGGGAGGATACAATCGACAACGTTGCATGTTTATGCCCCTCGCATCACCGAGAGGTTCATCTAGGAGTTCGAGCGGCGGAACTGTCAGCTCGGTTGATGGCTATTCGAAGCGAGCAACCGCCAATATCTGAGCAGTTGCGCTAG
- a CDS encoding FRG domain-containing protein produces MGIKIINVKTAEAAFDVLTKLAVPDRNIVFRGHRQDSWRLESTLARHVRKGASTELAIIGMDEAISHFLACLAEVGKLPSPPMNNRAKLEYARHHGVPSPLIDFSHSPYVALWMAFDGVRPWDDGATAIYALDVNALGILWRKHVGSGAAFDDFRWSERREQFTAGYDLNVLRYLEFPLSWNTRMLRQMGVFVYDALQYGHRDVPYRDLEDFIDKGIDSTLDDKPVTTLHKIIVPNSAASEVFERLELMGITGTRLYDNHEGAAADVKNSYVFNRRTGYAHDVIVPK; encoded by the coding sequence ATGGGAATCAAAATAATAAACGTAAAAACCGCAGAAGCCGCTTTTGACGTATTGACGAAGCTGGCCGTGCCAGACCGGAACATTGTTTTTCGAGGGCATCGGCAAGACAGTTGGCGGTTGGAATCGACGCTGGCGCGCCATGTGCGGAAAGGTGCTAGTACCGAACTTGCTATCATCGGAATGGACGAGGCGATCAGCCATTTCTTGGCATGTCTTGCGGAGGTTGGAAAACTTCCTTCACCGCCCATGAATAACCGGGCGAAATTAGAGTACGCGCGGCACCACGGGGTTCCGTCGCCCTTAATTGATTTCAGCCATTCCCCTTATGTTGCTCTATGGATGGCCTTCGATGGCGTTCGGCCATGGGACGACGGAGCGACGGCCATCTACGCTCTGGACGTGAACGCGTTGGGAATTCTCTGGCGCAAGCATGTTGGAAGCGGTGCCGCTTTCGATGACTTTCGCTGGAGCGAGCGCAGGGAACAGTTTACCGCTGGCTACGACTTAAACGTTCTCCGATACCTGGAGTTTCCATTAAGTTGGAACACACGGATGCTCCGCCAGATGGGCGTGTTCGTATACGACGCGCTTCAATATGGACATCGGGATGTGCCCTATCGGGATTTGGAGGACTTCATCGATAAGGGAATCGACTCCACACTAGACGACAAACCCGTTACGACGCTTCACAAGATAATCGTCCCAAATTCTGCCGCATCAGAGGTTTTTGAACGCCTTGAGTTGATGGGAATCACCGGCACTCGCCTTTACGACAATCATGAAGGCGCTGCTGCAGACGTAAAGAACTCGTACGTTTTCAACCGGAGGACCGGCTATGCGCACGATGTCATCGTGCCAAAATAG